Proteins encoded within one genomic window of Fragaria vesca subsp. vesca linkage group LG1, FraVesHawaii_1.0, whole genome shotgun sequence:
- the LOC101296998 gene encoding vacuolar protein sorting-associated protein 24 homolog 1-like, whose translation MEKVMNIIKPKPNPQQQLRDWQRKLRQECRNIERQIRDIEREEKSVQKAIKDAAKRNDMGSAKSLAVEIVRSRKTVNRLHENKAQLNSISMHLGESVAIARTVGHLSKSAEVMKLVNNLMKAPEVAVTMQEFSKEMTKAGVIEEMVNDSLDTTLDSEDIEDEIEEEVDKVLTAIAGETAAQLPEAVRKQKLKQPARAQAAQEEEAIAEGGDDEAELEEIRARLAKVRS comes from the exons ATGGAGAAGGTGATGAACATCATCAAACCCAAACCAAACCCACAGCAGCAATTGCGAGATTGGCAGCGTAAGCTTCGTCAAGAGTGCCGAAACATCGAACGCCAAATTCGAG ATATAGAGAGAGAAGAGAAAAGTGTGCAAAAAGCAATCAAAGATGCTGCCAAGAGAAATGACATGGGTTCTGCAAAG TCACTTGCTGTAGAAATTGTGAGATCTAGAAAGACAGTGAACCGTCTTCATGAAAATAAGGCGCAACTCAATTCAATATCAATGCACCTTGGCGAGAGCGTTG CTATTGCCCGTACTGTTGGCCATTTATCCAAGAGTGCTGAGGTCATGAAGCTTGTTAATAATCTGATGAAGGCTCCAGAAGTGGCTGTTACGATGCAAGAATTTAGCAAGGAGATGACTAAG GCAGGGGTAATTGAAGAGATGGTCAATGATAGTCTTGACACAACACTAGACTCGGAGGACATTGAAGACGAGATCGAGGAGGAAGTTGATAAGGTTTTGACCGCCATAGCGGGCGAGACTGCTGCACAACTTCCAGAAGCTGTGAGGAAGCAGAAGTTGAAGCAACCTGCTAGAGCCCAAGCTGCGCAGGAG GAAGAAGCAATAGCTGAGGGTGGTGATGATGAGGCAGAGTTGGAAGAAATACGAGCCAGACTTGCCAAAGTTAGGTCATAA
- the LOC101297385 gene encoding cyclic nucleotide-gated ion channel 1-like yields MDARVLKAICEHLQLVIYNEDTYIIREGEPLEEMFFITRGTAWSYTTCNANVAGRITSGASSIIKCLVRGDFYGEELLNWATTKFASFSEFPISTRTLKAQKKVEGFVLRANDLKSVVTKFWWYFSSKNLHQLNNSELEKWKNLTASSIQAK; encoded by the coding sequence ATGGATGCACGAGTACTAAAGGCAATATGTGAGCATCTTCAGCTGGTAATATATAACGAAGACACCTATATCATTCGAGAGGGGGAACCACTTGAGGAGATGTTCTTCATCACAAGAGGTACCGCATGGTCTTACACAACTTGTAATGCCAATGTTGCCGGAAGAATTACCAGCGGTGCTTCATCAATTATTAAGTGTCTTGTGAGAGGTGACTTTTATGGAGAGGAGCTACTAAATTGGGCTACAACAAAATTTGCCTCATTTTCTGAGTTTCCTATCTCAACCAGGACTCTCAAGGCTCAGAAAAAGGTTGAAGGATTTGTTTTGAGAGCCAACGACTTGAAGAGTGTTGTTACTAAATTCTGGTGGTACTTTTCCAGCAAGAATCTCCATCAATTGAACAATTCTGAGTTGGAGAAATGGAAGAATTTGACCGCTTCTTCCATACAAGCGAAATGA
- the LOC101297676 gene encoding uncharacterized protein LOC101297676, whose product MDRGIEFEVLDTHGTEYHRWISDIEQTFIAKDLTETIFPDPDQEPPSKRTKSQALMFLRKHIDPTLRRQYQSKHDPKDLWDALAEHFGNIHSTLLPELIARWDEIRLLDYKKVDDFNRDMLCLQA is encoded by the coding sequence ATGGACAGAGGCATTGAATTTGAAGTCCTCGACACCCATGGTACTGAGTACCATCGTTGGATCTCGGACATAGAACAGACCTTCATCGCTAAGGATCTGACCGAGACCATATTCCCCGATCCAGATCAGGAACCGCCTAGCAAGAGAACAAAATCTCAGGCACTAATGTTCCTTCGTAAGCATATCGATCCCACACTGCGCAGGCAATATCAATCCAAGCACGATCCAAAAGATCTGTGGGATGCCCTTGCCGAACACTTCGGCAACATTCACTCGACCTTGCTCCCAGAACTAATTGCTCGCTGGGATGAAATCCGACTTTTGGATTACAAGAAGGTCGATGACTTCAACAGGGATATGCTTTGCCTACAAGCTTAA